From Thermoleophilaceae bacterium, the proteins below share one genomic window:
- a CDS encoding cupin domain-containing protein, which produces MQITRSSIETQKGPADWFTGDVYIDAVAAPAGTSTFAAASVHFTPAARTAWHTHPHGQTIFVTEGVGLCQHEGGPVEVIRPGDRVFFEPGENHWHGAAPDRFMVHIAMQQLDDQGNAVNWGEHVTDEEYQRRV; this is translated from the coding sequence ATGCAGATCACCCGCAGCAGCATCGAGACTCAGAAGGGTCCCGCCGACTGGTTCACGGGGGACGTCTACATCGACGCCGTCGCCGCGCCCGCCGGCACATCGACGTTCGCCGCCGCCAGCGTCCACTTCACGCCCGCTGCCCGCACGGCGTGGCACACCCACCCGCACGGGCAGACGATCTTCGTCACGGAGGGCGTGGGCCTGTGCCAGCACGAGGGCGGCCCTGTGGAGGTGATCCGGCCAGGCGACCGCGTCTTCTTCGAGCCGGGCGAGAACCACTGGCATGGCGCGGCGCCGGACCGGTTCATGGTCCACATCGCGATGCAGCAGCTGGACGATCAGGGAAACGCGGTCAACTGGGGAGAGCACGTGACCGACGAGGAGTACCAGCGCCGAGTGTGA
- a CDS encoding isochorismatase family protein: MSTALLVIDVQEEALEGCDDGAAVVERINGLSARASEAGAPVIFIQHEDDDELVKGRPGWELAASLERPGDSLLVPKTYRDGFEATELADLLARLGVSCLLVTGVHSDFCVQTTALSALIRGFDVVLVSDAHAARPDGDLSARALQELVNARFATLRYPGRTVEVLPAAEVTLGAGTPRRSRALPS, translated from the coding sequence GTGTCCACGGCTCTGCTCGTGATCGATGTGCAGGAGGAGGCCCTCGAGGGGTGCGATGACGGCGCCGCCGTGGTGGAGCGGATAAACGGACTGTCAGCGCGCGCGTCCGAGGCGGGGGCTCCCGTGATCTTCATCCAGCACGAGGACGACGACGAGCTCGTGAAGGGGCGCCCCGGCTGGGAGCTGGCCGCTTCCCTCGAGCGGCCGGGGGACTCACTGCTCGTGCCGAAGACCTACCGCGACGGCTTCGAGGCGACCGAGCTGGCTGACCTGCTGGCGCGGCTGGGGGTGAGCTGCCTCCTGGTGACGGGCGTGCACTCCGACTTCTGCGTGCAGACCACGGCGCTGTCCGCGCTCATCCGCGGCTTCGACGTGGTGCTCGTGAGCGACGCCCACGCTGCGCGGCCGGATGGGGACCTTTCCGCCCGCGCGCTTCAGGAGCTCGTGAACGCGCGGTTCGCGACGCTGCGCTATCCGGGCAGGACGGTGGAGGTGCTGCCGGCGGCCGAGGTCACACTCGGCGCTGGTACTCCTCGTCGGTCACGTGCTCTCCCCAGTTGA
- a CDS encoding adenylate/guanylate cyclase domain-containing protein, translated as MAAELRMASMLFVDLVGFTTLSESRDAEDVRELLGRYFDTARTIVNRYGGTIEKFIGDAVMAVWGAPVAREDDAERAVRAGLDIVDAVSVFGDEVGSPELKARAGVVTGQVAALASPGESLVVGDRVNTASRAQAAAQPGTVYVDDLTRQITSAAISYQDAGEHSVKGKAEPLRLWHAQRVVAGVSGAHRGEEELEAPFVGREHELRLIKELFHGTVDRSSARLVAVSGAAGVGKTRLRWEFFKYIDGLADLVLWHSGRCPSYGDGVAYWALAEMVRARLGIPEEAEADEAEAKLSAGLERWVPDATEREFLTPRIGALIGTSEMGLNRQELFAGWRLFFERLADVEPMVMVFEDLQWADDGLLDFIEYLLDWAAEKPIFILTLARPELGERRPGWPPSRPAVTPLYLEPLPREAVAALLGDLVEGLPGGALERIVSQSEGIPLYALETVRALADRGALRESDGRLKVTGDLGELEVPATLSSLLTARLDGLQPEERALVKDLAVMGGSFPRAAVGAVSDLPEERIDALLAALVRKQVLVVRSDHLSPDSGQYAFAQTLLRTVAYDMLSRHERKPRHLAVAAHLRAAFPNDGEDVSEVIAAHYLDAYAAAQDDPDAAELRAQALAALRRAAKRAETVGAPEAAERAYRNALELTDDETERISLTEAAGQMALIAGRFQESIDLFEAAAKAHTAAGRDREAARLAAPMGRALNYMGRNEDAATLMEDALSRLGSDELDRSVAAINSELASCLTFAGEIERAAAPMERALSAASALGDPELLCVAFTNKGVYCSFLGRHEEGLMHYNAAIDIAQRHGLNLLRVRAEGNAGDACLRAGSPETLERTRAALEITRQFGDRSREAVGVGNVMLALMLSGDWDEAERLGTERLEAASTPLPDPEYVLNRLALLYCLRGELGKAREALDGLASWESTLNLEPHNLYLATVGMNLLAEGRAEEAFDQLSAMARASLEREGPASEGLRAGWQGLVDAAVQTGRIEEATQLSAELERQPPGRMAPFLRGLLDHGFGQLAAARGETDGVEGHFGAAITRFSELGCPYWLARSHADLAGWLLAQGRGAEAAPLLEQAIETFELLGAAPALSRAMALKSAPPVARTA; from the coding sequence GTGGCGGCCGAGCTGCGGATGGCGTCGATGCTGTTCGTGGACCTTGTGGGCTTCACAACGCTGTCCGAGTCGCGCGACGCCGAGGATGTGCGCGAGCTGCTCGGCCGCTACTTCGACACGGCGCGGACGATCGTGAATCGGTACGGAGGCACGATCGAGAAGTTCATCGGTGACGCCGTGATGGCCGTGTGGGGCGCCCCGGTCGCTCGCGAGGACGATGCCGAGCGCGCCGTGCGCGCGGGCCTCGACATCGTCGACGCCGTGTCCGTGTTTGGCGACGAGGTGGGCTCACCTGAGCTGAAGGCGCGCGCCGGAGTCGTCACAGGCCAGGTGGCGGCACTCGCGAGTCCCGGCGAGAGCCTCGTGGTGGGCGACCGCGTGAACACCGCCTCGCGGGCGCAGGCGGCGGCGCAGCCCGGCACGGTGTACGTGGACGACCTCACGCGCCAGATCACCTCGGCGGCGATCTCCTACCAGGACGCCGGGGAGCATTCCGTGAAAGGCAAGGCCGAGCCCCTGCGGCTGTGGCACGCGCAGCGGGTGGTGGCGGGCGTGTCCGGCGCGCACCGCGGCGAGGAGGAGCTCGAGGCGCCGTTCGTGGGCCGCGAGCACGAGCTGCGGCTCATCAAGGAGCTGTTCCACGGCACCGTGGATCGCTCGAGCGCGCGCCTCGTCGCCGTCTCGGGCGCAGCGGGCGTGGGCAAGACGCGATTGCGCTGGGAGTTCTTCAAGTACATCGACGGCCTTGCGGACCTGGTGCTCTGGCACAGCGGCCGCTGCCCCTCGTACGGCGACGGCGTGGCCTACTGGGCGCTCGCCGAGATGGTGCGGGCGCGGCTCGGCATCCCGGAGGAGGCCGAGGCGGACGAGGCGGAGGCCAAGCTGTCCGCGGGCCTCGAGCGCTGGGTGCCGGACGCGACCGAGCGCGAGTTCCTCACGCCGCGCATAGGCGCGCTGATCGGCACCTCGGAGATGGGGCTCAACCGGCAGGAGCTGTTCGCCGGCTGGCGACTCTTCTTCGAGCGGCTTGCGGACGTCGAGCCGATGGTGATGGTGTTCGAGGACCTCCAGTGGGCCGACGACGGGCTGCTCGACTTCATCGAGTACCTGCTCGACTGGGCGGCGGAGAAGCCGATCTTCATCCTCACGCTGGCGCGGCCCGAGCTGGGGGAGCGCCGGCCGGGCTGGCCGCCGAGCAGGCCGGCCGTAACGCCGCTCTACCTCGAGCCGCTGCCGCGCGAGGCCGTCGCGGCGCTGCTGGGCGACCTGGTGGAGGGGCTCCCCGGCGGCGCGCTCGAGCGGATCGTGTCCCAGTCGGAGGGAATACCGCTCTACGCGCTCGAGACGGTGCGCGCGCTCGCCGACCGTGGCGCGCTGCGGGAGTCCGACGGCCGCCTGAAGGTGACCGGAGACCTGGGGGAGCTGGAGGTGCCCGCCACGCTCAGCTCGCTCCTCACAGCGCGCCTCGACGGCCTCCAGCCCGAGGAACGCGCGCTGGTGAAGGACCTCGCCGTGATGGGCGGCAGCTTCCCGCGGGCGGCCGTGGGCGCGGTGTCGGACCTGCCCGAAGAGCGCATCGACGCTCTGCTCGCCGCACTCGTGCGCAAGCAGGTGCTGGTGGTGCGTTCGGACCACCTCTCGCCCGACAGCGGTCAGTACGCCTTCGCCCAGACGCTGCTTCGCACCGTCGCCTACGACATGCTCTCCCGGCACGAGCGCAAGCCGCGGCATCTCGCCGTGGCGGCGCACCTGCGGGCCGCGTTCCCCAACGACGGTGAGGACGTGTCCGAGGTGATCGCGGCGCACTACCTGGATGCCTACGCCGCCGCGCAGGATGACCCTGACGCCGCCGAGCTCCGCGCCCAGGCGCTCGCGGCGCTCCGCCGCGCCGCCAAGCGTGCGGAGACCGTGGGCGCGCCCGAGGCGGCCGAGCGCGCGTACCGGAACGCGCTCGAGCTCACCGACGACGAGACCGAGCGCATCAGCCTCACCGAGGCCGCGGGCCAGATGGCGCTGATCGCCGGCAGGTTCCAGGAGAGCATCGACCTCTTCGAGGCTGCGGCGAAAGCGCACACGGCCGCCGGACGCGACCGTGAGGCGGCGCGGCTGGCGGCGCCGATGGGGCGGGCGCTCAACTACATGGGCCGCAACGAGGACGCTGCGACGCTCATGGAGGACGCGCTGTCGCGGCTCGGCTCGGATGAGCTTGACAGGAGCGTGGCGGCGATCAACTCGGAGCTCGCCTCCTGCCTCACGTTCGCCGGCGAGATCGAGCGAGCGGCTGCCCCCATGGAGCGCGCCCTGAGCGCCGCGTCCGCGCTCGGCGACCCCGAGCTTCTGTGCGTGGCGTTCACCAACAAGGGCGTGTACTGCTCCTTCCTCGGTCGCCACGAGGAGGGGCTGATGCATTACAACGCGGCGATCGACATCGCGCAGCGTCACGGGCTCAACCTGCTGAGGGTGCGTGCGGAGGGGAACGCCGGCGACGCGTGCCTGCGGGCGGGATCGCCGGAAACACTCGAGCGCACGCGGGCCGCGCTCGAGATCACGCGCCAGTTCGGGGACCGCAGCCGCGAGGCCGTGGGAGTTGGGAACGTCATGCTCGCGCTCATGCTCTCCGGCGACTGGGACGAGGCCGAGCGCCTTGGAACGGAGCGGCTCGAGGCCGCCAGCACGCCGCTCCCCGATCCGGAGTACGTGCTGAACCGGCTGGCGCTGCTCTACTGCCTGCGCGGAGAGCTCGGCAAGGCGCGGGAGGCCCTCGACGGCCTCGCGTCGTGGGAATCCACCCTCAACCTGGAGCCGCACAACCTGTACCTCGCCACGGTCGGGATGAATCTCCTTGCCGAGGGCCGTGCCGAGGAGGCATTCGACCAGCTGTCCGCCATGGCCAGGGCCAGCCTGGAGCGGGAGGGGCCGGCGAGCGAGGGGCTGCGCGCCGGATGGCAGGGTCTCGTGGACGCCGCGGTGCAGACTGGGCGGATCGAGGAAGCCACGCAGCTCAGCGCAGAGCTCGAGCGGCAACCGCCGGGGCGCATGGCTCCGTTCCTTCGCGGGCTGCTCGATCATGGATTCGGGCAGCTCGCCGCGGCGCGCGGTGAAACCGACGGGGTGGAGGGGCATTTCGGCGCGGCCATCACCCGCTTCAGCGAGCTCGGGTGCCCTTACTGGCTCGCGCGCTCGCACGCGGACCTCGCCGGCTGGCTCCTCGCGCAGGGCCGTGGTGCGGAGGCTGCACCGCTGCTCGAGCAGGCAATCGAGACGTTTGAGCTCCTGGGTGCCGCGCCCGCCCTCAGCCGTGCGATGGCGCTGAAGAGCGCCCCGCCGGTGGCGCGGACCGCCTGA
- a CDS encoding ribonuclease HI family protein, giving the protein MAVQKVVVHVDGGARGNPGPAAVAAVVSSPDGEPLLEKGVYIGEATNNVAEYRAVLLGLELARELGAREVEVVNDSELVARQIGGQYKVKHAGLKPLFLETMRELREFDHWAVRNVRRESNERADELVNEALDEALRK; this is encoded by the coding sequence GTGGCGGTCCAGAAGGTCGTCGTCCACGTGGACGGTGGGGCGCGGGGCAATCCGGGTCCCGCCGCGGTGGCCGCCGTTGTGTCGAGCCCCGACGGTGAGCCGCTGCTCGAGAAGGGCGTCTATATCGGGGAGGCCACGAACAACGTGGCGGAGTACCGGGCGGTGCTGCTCGGGCTCGAGCTCGCGCGCGAGCTGGGCGCGCGCGAGGTGGAGGTGGTGAACGACTCGGAGCTCGTGGCGCGCCAGATCGGCGGTCAGTACAAGGTCAAGCACGCCGGGCTCAAGCCGCTCTTCCTGGAGACGATGCGCGAGCTGCGCGAGTTCGACCACTGGGCCGTGCGCAACGTGCGCCGGGAGTCGAACGAGCGGGCGGACGAGCTGGTGAACGAGGCGCTGGACGAGGCGCTGCGCAAGTAG
- the fusA gene encoding elongation factor G translates to MPHEAAKRIRNVALVGHRGSGKTSLNEALLFQAEAINRLGSVADGTTVSDSAPDEKAREMSIASSLASFHWQDRKINLIDTPGEPSFVADALTALRVCEGAIFVVNAVMGVEVGTMRLWERAQERGLARLIFVNMLDRERADFFRTLESLKSSFGPHAVATEIPIGAEHEVRGVIDLVDMKAYEYSGDGKDNCKEIPIPEELQAQAEEYREKLLDEVAENSDELMERYLEGEEISHEETVAALKTGVTAGRLFPVTCGVATHNLAVNRLLDAIVEDLPSPGKVGAVEAGETTLEPRDDLDAVAFVFKTLADPYAGRINLFRVYQGVVQHDSQVVNLRAGAKERIGQLLEPQGKEMGHTDEFGPGDIGAVAKLKETHAGDVLAAHEMDVTLKLPRFPTPVMAFAIEPKAKGDEEKVGQALRRLQEEDPTIDFHRDNQTGEQIVAGLSQIHVEVIVERMRERYGVEVNLKPPRVPYHETIKGRAKAHGRYKKQTGGRGQFGDCHIEIEPLPEGEGFEFVNAIKGGVIPSGFIPAVEKGIVEAMADGVVAGYPLKGVKVTLFDGSYHSVDSSEMAFKVAGSMAFKDAAANASAVLLEPIMTVTLSVPEDSVGDVIGDLNSRRGRPLGMEPKGNMTEVKAEVPMAEMLTYAPDLRAITGGQGDYSMELARYEEVPAHLAQKVISQASEEEAAVKA, encoded by the coding sequence ATGCCCCACGAAGCTGCAAAGAGGATCCGCAATGTGGCCTTGGTTGGCCACCGAGGCAGCGGCAAGACCTCGCTCAACGAGGCGCTCCTGTTCCAGGCGGAAGCGATCAATCGTCTTGGCTCGGTGGCGGACGGAACCACGGTGTCGGACTCGGCGCCGGATGAGAAGGCGCGCGAGATGTCGATCGCGTCGAGTCTCGCGTCGTTCCACTGGCAGGACCGCAAGATCAACCTGATCGACACGCCGGGCGAGCCGAGCTTCGTGGCGGACGCGCTCACCGCGCTGCGCGTGTGCGAGGGCGCGATCTTCGTGGTGAACGCCGTGATGGGCGTGGAGGTGGGCACCATGCGCCTGTGGGAGCGGGCGCAGGAGCGCGGTCTCGCGCGGCTCATCTTCGTGAACATGCTCGACCGGGAGCGGGCCGACTTCTTCCGCACGCTCGAGTCGCTCAAGTCTTCGTTCGGGCCGCACGCTGTCGCCACCGAGATCCCGATCGGGGCCGAGCACGAGGTGCGCGGCGTGATCGACCTCGTGGACATGAAGGCCTACGAGTACTCCGGGGACGGCAAGGACAACTGCAAGGAGATCCCGATTCCGGAAGAGCTCCAGGCGCAGGCGGAGGAGTACCGCGAGAAGCTGCTTGACGAGGTGGCGGAGAACTCCGACGAGCTGATGGAGCGCTACCTCGAGGGCGAGGAGATCTCCCACGAGGAGACGGTGGCCGCGCTGAAGACCGGCGTGACCGCGGGACGGCTCTTCCCGGTCACCTGCGGCGTGGCCACGCACAACCTCGCGGTGAACCGGCTGCTCGACGCGATCGTGGAGGACCTGCCGTCGCCCGGCAAGGTCGGAGCCGTGGAGGCGGGGGAGACCACTCTCGAGCCGCGCGACGACCTCGACGCCGTCGCGTTCGTGTTCAAGACGCTCGCCGATCCGTACGCGGGCCGCATCAACCTCTTCCGCGTCTACCAGGGCGTGGTGCAGCACGACTCGCAGGTGGTGAACCTGAGGGCCGGCGCGAAGGAGCGCATCGGCCAGCTCCTCGAGCCGCAGGGCAAGGAGATGGGGCACACCGACGAGTTCGGGCCCGGCGACATCGGCGCGGTGGCCAAGCTCAAGGAGACGCACGCGGGCGACGTGCTGGCCGCGCACGAGATGGACGTGACGCTCAAGCTGCCCAGGTTCCCCACGCCGGTGATGGCATTCGCCATCGAGCCCAAGGCGAAGGGCGATGAGGAGAAGGTGGGCCAGGCGCTTCGCCGCCTCCAGGAGGAGGACCCGACGATCGACTTCCACCGCGACAACCAGACCGGCGAGCAGATCGTTGCCGGCCTGTCGCAGATCCACGTGGAGGTGATCGTCGAGCGGATGAGGGAGCGCTACGGCGTGGAGGTGAACCTCAAGCCGCCGCGCGTGCCCTACCACGAGACCATCAAGGGCAGGGCGAAGGCGCACGGCCGCTACAAGAAGCAGACCGGCGGCCGCGGCCAGTTCGGCGACTGCCACATCGAGATCGAGCCGCTGCCGGAGGGCGAGGGCTTCGAGTTCGTGAACGCCATCAAGGGCGGCGTGATCCCGTCCGGGTTCATCCCCGCGGTGGAGAAGGGGATCGTGGAGGCGATGGCCGACGGCGTGGTGGCCGGCTACCCGCTGAAGGGCGTGAAGGTCACGCTCTTCGACGGCTCGTACCACTCCGTGGACTCCTCCGAAATGGCGTTCAAGGTGGCGGGCTCGATGGCCTTCAAGGACGCCGCCGCCAACGCGAGCGCCGTACTGCTCGAGCCGATCATGACCGTCACGCTGTCGGTGCCCGAGGACAGCGTGGGCGACGTGATTGGCGACCTCAACTCACGGCGCGGGCGGCCGCTGGGCATGGAGCCAAAGGGCAACATGACCGAGGTGAAGGCCGAGGTGCCGATGGCCGAGATGCTCACTTACGCGCCAGATCTGCGGGCGATCACCGGCGGCCAGGGCGACTACAGCATGGAACTCGCCCGCTATGAAGAGGTGCCGGCGCATCTGGCACAGAAGGTCATCTCTCAGGCTTCTGAGGAGGAAGCCGCGGTGAAGGCCTGA
- the whiG gene encoding RNA polymerase sigma factor WhiG, which translates to MNGQEASLETNVKAIELKELWRRYKDEADQRARERLVLAYSPLVKYVAGRMGSGLPAHVEESDLISYGLLGLISAIERFDPSREIKFETFAITRIKGSIIDELRSLDWVPRSVRAKAREIERMNAKLEHELHRAPTDREMATALEMTVEDFQASLTRISNSSVIALDELWTLSDASGDQVSLLDTIQDPQATDPAQAMDQTETKDRLADAIARLPEREKLVIALYYYENLTLREIGEVLGVTESRVSQLHTKAVLRLKSRLQTDILEGAG; encoded by the coding sequence CTGAACGGGCAGGAGGCTTCACTGGAGACCAACGTCAAGGCGATCGAGCTCAAGGAACTCTGGCGCCGCTACAAGGATGAGGCCGACCAGAGGGCCAGGGAGCGACTGGTTCTCGCCTACTCGCCGCTCGTGAAGTACGTGGCCGGCCGCATGGGAAGCGGGCTGCCCGCCCACGTCGAGGAGTCCGACCTCATCTCGTACGGGCTGCTGGGCCTGATCTCGGCGATCGAGCGCTTCGATCCGAGCCGCGAGATCAAGTTCGAGACCTTCGCGATCACCCGCATCAAGGGCTCGATCATCGACGAGCTGCGCTCGCTGGACTGGGTGCCGCGCTCCGTGCGGGCTAAGGCGCGGGAGATCGAGCGCATGAACGCGAAGCTCGAGCACGAGCTGCACCGCGCGCCCACCGACCGGGAGATGGCCACGGCGCTCGAGATGACCGTGGAGGACTTCCAGGCGTCGCTCACGCGCATCTCCAACTCGTCGGTGATCGCGCTCGACGAGCTGTGGACGCTGTCCGATGCGAGCGGCGACCAGGTGTCGCTGCTCGACACGATCCAGGACCCGCAGGCCACCGATCCGGCCCAGGCGATGGACCAGACCGAGACGAAGGACCGCCTCGCGGATGCCATCGCCCGCCTGCCCGAGCGGGAGAAGCTCGTGATCGCCCTCTACTACTACGAGAACCTGACGCTGCGGGAGATCGGCGAGGTGCTCGGCGTGACCGAGTCGCGCGTATCGCAGCTCCACACGAAGGCGGTGCTGCGTCTCAAGTCGAGATTGCAGACGGACATCCTGGAGGGCGCGGGCTAG
- a CDS encoding L,D-transpeptidase/peptidoglycan binding protein has product MKQRSLLVVAAVVVGVLVAGAVAAWAYDSSRKNTIAKGVSAGGIDIGGMSAAQARRVLEQKLSAPLERPVVVRYGHRKFTLSAARAHLKTNVDAMVQEALDKSRGGNFVSRAVRGITGGSVDDNVPSQVSYSHAAVRALVRRVKSKVNRAPQDATVQPSASGLNAVPAKLGVTVRAHQLARDVSAALVRPDGARVVKAESIITKPKVTTSELAARYPAFITIDRGTFQLRLFKNLKLVHTYPIAVGMQGLETPAGLYHIQDKQVNPSWHVPNSAWAGSLAGKVIPPGPQDPIKARWMGIFNGAGIHGTDELASIGSAASHGCVRMRIPDVVQLYDQVSVGTPVYIA; this is encoded by the coding sequence ATGAAACAGCGCTCCCTTCTCGTAGTGGCCGCAGTGGTGGTCGGCGTCCTCGTTGCCGGCGCGGTCGCTGCATGGGCCTATGACTCGTCGCGGAAGAACACGATCGCCAAGGGCGTGTCGGCCGGCGGGATCGACATCGGCGGCATGTCAGCGGCGCAGGCGAGGAGGGTGCTCGAGCAGAAGCTGTCGGCACCGCTCGAGCGGCCCGTGGTGGTGCGCTACGGGCACCGCAAGTTCACGCTCTCCGCGGCCCGCGCGCACCTCAAGACGAACGTGGACGCGATGGTCCAGGAAGCCCTCGACAAGAGCCGTGGCGGGAACTTCGTCTCGCGGGCGGTCCGCGGCATCACCGGCGGAAGCGTCGACGACAACGTGCCCTCGCAGGTGAGCTACTCGCACGCGGCGGTGCGGGCTCTGGTGCGGCGGGTGAAGTCGAAGGTGAACCGCGCTCCGCAGGACGCGACCGTCCAGCCATCCGCCAGCGGCCTGAACGCGGTGCCGGCCAAGCTCGGCGTCACGGTCCGCGCTCACCAGCTGGCGCGCGACGTGAGCGCCGCGCTCGTCCGCCCGGACGGCGCCCGCGTGGTGAAGGCGGAAAGCATCATCACGAAGCCCAAGGTCACCACGAGCGAGCTCGCAGCGAGGTACCCGGCCTTCATCACGATCGACCGCGGGACGTTCCAGCTCCGGCTCTTCAAGAACCTGAAGCTCGTCCACACGTACCCGATCGCCGTGGGCATGCAGGGGCTCGAAACCCCCGCAGGGCTCTACCACATCCAGGACAAGCAGGTGAACCCGTCCTGGCACGTGCCGAACAGCGCGTGGGCCGGCAGCCTCGCGGGCAAGGTCATCCCGCCGGGTCCGCAGGATCCGATCAAGGCGCGCTGGATGGGCATCTTCAACGGTGCGGGGATCCACGGCACGGACGAGCTGGCGTCCATCGGCTCGGCCGCCTCGCACGGCTGCGTGCGCATGCGGATCCCGGACGTGGTGCAGCTGTACGACCAGGTGTCGGTCGGCACCCCGGTCTACATCGCCTAG
- a CDS encoding NAD-dependent epimerase/dehydratase family protein — translation MSCSRVLVTGLSTYWGGRLAQALEADPEVEVIIGVDFEDPTRELERTEFVRVGTQHALLRRIVEAAEIDTVIDSRLIPDSTITTSRQAHENNVIGTMNILAACSGPDSTVRKLVFKSSAHFYGTAQDDPAFFTEQMGRPHPPATAIERDILDAEAAVAEFAEQNPDTTVTVLRCTNVLGPDVRTSHRSLLSLPVVPMILGFDPRYQFVHEDDVVAALAHALREDVPGIYNVAADGVLALSEVAGLLGKPYLPVLPPWGTGLAAGVLRRLGLGINVPPEMLSQLRFGRGLDNRKFKATGFHYRYTTRETVIKLREHMRLDPILRGVREPYQYEREVEDFLRWSPHVRNRGEVGGQRSEVGGTVAEAPPVEPPPIEEPPIEPPPVEPPPVEPPPPPPVEPPEPPLPPEPPPPPALGGPPVEHYDDLEAEEVISLLGSLDASDLQALREYEANALARESVTSAIDAVLARRAASPSP, via the coding sequence ATGAGCTGCAGCCGCGTACTGGTCACCGGCCTGTCGACCTACTGGGGCGGTCGCCTCGCCCAGGCGCTCGAGGCGGACCCCGAGGTGGAGGTGATCATCGGCGTGGACTTCGAGGACCCCACACGCGAACTCGAGCGCACCGAGTTCGTTCGCGTGGGCACCCAGCACGCGCTGCTCCGGCGGATCGTGGAGGCGGCCGAGATCGACACCGTGATCGACTCGCGGCTCATTCCGGATTCGACGATCACGACCTCGCGCCAGGCGCACGAGAACAACGTGATCGGGACCATGAACATCCTCGCGGCGTGCAGCGGCCCCGATTCGACGGTGCGCAAGCTCGTGTTCAAGTCGTCCGCGCACTTCTACGGCACAGCGCAGGACGACCCGGCCTTCTTCACCGAGCAGATGGGGCGGCCGCACCCGCCGGCCACGGCCATCGAGCGAGACATCCTGGACGCGGAGGCGGCGGTGGCGGAGTTCGCGGAGCAGAACCCGGACACGACGGTCACGGTCCTGCGCTGCACCAACGTGCTCGGTCCTGACGTGCGCACGTCGCACCGCTCGCTCTTGTCACTGCCGGTCGTGCCGATGATCCTCGGCTTCGACCCGCGCTACCAGTTCGTTCACGAGGACGATGTGGTGGCAGCGCTCGCGCACGCGCTGCGCGAGGACGTCCCGGGCATCTACAACGTGGCCGCCGACGGCGTGCTCGCCCTCAGCGAGGTGGCCGGCCTGCTCGGCAAGCCATACCTGCCGGTGCTGCCACCGTGGGGCACCGGCCTGGCGGCCGGCGTTCTTCGTCGCCTGGGGCTGGGGATCAACGTGCCGCCCGAGATGCTTAGTCAACTGCGCTTCGGCCGCGGGCTCGACAACCGCAAGTTCAAGGCCACCGGCTTCCATTACCGCTACACCACCCGCGAGACGGTGATCAAGCTCCGCGAGCACATGCGGCTCGACCCGATCCTGCGCGGCGTGCGGGAGCCCTACCAGTACGAGCGGGAGGTGGAGGACTTCCTGCGCTGGAGTCCGCATGTGAGGAACAGGGGGGAGGTCGGAGGCCAGAGGTCGGAGGTCGGTGGGACGGTTGCCGAGGCGCCTCCTGTCGAGCCGCCTCCTATCGAGGAGCCGCCGATCGAGCCTCCGCCCGTGGAGCCCCCGCCCGTCGAGCCTCCGCCGCCGCCGCCGGTGGAGCCGCCGGAGCCTCCGCTGCCGCCGGAGCCTCCGCCGCCGCCCGCACTGGGTGGGCCGCCCGTCGAGCATTACGACGATCTCGAGGCGGAGGAGGTCATCTCACTGCTCGGCTCGCTCGACGCGAGCGACCTGCAGGCGCTGCGTGAGTACGAGGCGAACGCGCTGGCGCGCGAGAGCGTGACGTCGGCGATCGACGCCGTCCTCGCCAGGCGGGCCGCAAGCCCCAGCCCCTAA